From a region of the Salvelinus alpinus chromosome 2, SLU_Salpinus.1, whole genome shotgun sequence genome:
- the LOC139550308 gene encoding zinc finger protein ZFP2-like, whose product MHQRTHTGERSYSCDQCGKSFTTSSNLTIHQRIHTGEKPYSCGHCGKSFTTSSNLTLHQRTHTGEKPYSCDQCGKSFTTSSNLTLHQRIHTGDKPYSCGQCGKSFCQSSDLTVHQRTHTGEKPYSCGQCGKSFTTSGYLTLHQRTHTGAKPYSCGQCGKSFTTSGYLTLHQRTHTGEKPHSCDQCGKNFSPSSNLTLHQRTHTGEKPYSCDQCGKSFTRSSYLTVHQRTHSGEKSYSCDQR is encoded by the coding sequence atgcatcagagaacacacacaggagagagatcttatagctgtgatcaatgtgggaagagttttactacatctagcaatctgactatacaccagagaatacacacaggagagaaaccttatagctgtggtcattgtgggaagagttttactacatctagcaatctgacattacaccagagaacacacacaggagagaaaccttatagctgtgatcaatgtgggaagagttttactacatctagcaatctgacattacaccagagaatacacacaggagataaaccttatagctgtggtcaatgtgggaagagtttttgtcaatctagtgatctgacagtgcaccagagaacacacacaggagagaaaccttatagctgtggtcaatgtgggaagagttttactacttctggctatctgacattacaccagagaacacacacaggagcgaaaccttatagttgtggtcaatgcgggaagagttttactacttctggctatctgactttacaccagagaacacacacaggagagaaacctcatagttgtgatcaatgtgggaagaattTTAGTccatctagcaatctgacattacaccagagaacacacacaggagagaaaccttatagctgtgatcaatgtgggaagagttttactagatctagctatctgacagtgcaccagagaacacactcaGGAGAGAAATCGTATAGCTGTGACCAGAGgtaa
- the LOC139549743 gene encoding chemotaxis regulatory protein ChePep-like isoform X2: MSSLNYSPLVKEEVICWTEKEALGLNFVVKEEKEEEDITVKQEVEGEAVTVKEEEKDVSVKEEEDAFRVKEEEDVTVKEEEDVKEEDVTVKEEEDAVFGVKEEEGEMTVTLEEEEEVGDLFNPSFLSSDKERYESQSTYEEVPMESSGSQSWGLRGTLLFLPQHCTADSNDQLIIKLQVIPCNWRFLQNDCLQLPCRALQGWVTRVIWDCLLEEFRCVKATCVLRNFMR; the protein is encoded by the exons atgagctccctaaactactcccctcttgttaaagaagaggtgatctgctggacggagaaagaagctctggggctgaactttgtcgtgaaagaggagaaggaagaagaggatatcacagtaaaacaagaagtagaaggtgaggctgttacagtgaaagaagaagagaaagacgtttcagtgaaagaagaggaagacgcgttcagagtgaaagaggaggaggatgttacagtaaaagaagaggaggatgtgaaagaggaggatgttacagtaaaagaagaggaggatgcagtttttggtgtgaaagaggaggagggggagatgactgtcacattggaggaagaagaggaggttggagatctgtttaacccca gttttctgtcctcagataaagagcgctatgaaagccagtctacatatgaagaggtcccaatggagagcagtggttctcagtcctggggactcagaggcacattgttgtttttgcctcagcactgcacagctgattcaaatgatcaactcatcatcaagcttcaagtg ataccttgtaactggagattccttcaaaacgattgcctacagttaccgtgtagggcactgcaaggttgggtgaccagggtcatctgggactgcctcctggaggaattcagatgtgtgaaggctacctgtgtcctgcgtaacttcatgagatga